In Sphingomonas sp. LR60, the following are encoded in one genomic region:
- a CDS encoding response regulator transcription factor: protein MLLSCLDAGDVTDRSARLLIVDDDPDIRELTAEFLTRHGYTVDVAQDGAAMRRAMAANEYALLVLDVMMPGEDGLTLLRGLDRSGPPAVIIMSVIGEEVDRIVGLEMGADDYIAKPASPRELLARIRSVLRRAAGTAPEPGIRQSAVVRPWQHFQGWRLDPIGRQLLDPEEVVINLSDGEFRLLMTFVDHPRRVLTRDFLLDHARGPTAEHFDRAIDVQVSRLRRKLARSDGRGGDELIRTVRNEGYMFAADVAQR, encoded by the coding sequence ATGCTTCTCTCCTGCCTCGACGCCGGTGACGTGACGGACCGCAGCGCGCGCCTGTTGATCGTCGACGACGATCCCGACATCCGCGAGCTGACCGCCGAGTTCCTCACCCGCCACGGCTATACCGTCGACGTCGCCCAGGATGGCGCGGCGATGCGTCGCGCGATGGCGGCGAACGAATATGCCCTGCTGGTGCTCGACGTCATGATGCCCGGCGAGGACGGGCTGACGCTGTTGCGCGGGCTCGATCGCTCGGGGCCGCCCGCGGTCATCATCATGTCGGTGATCGGCGAGGAGGTCGACCGGATCGTCGGGCTGGAGATGGGCGCCGACGATTATATCGCCAAGCCGGCCAGCCCGCGCGAATTGCTCGCCCGCATCCGATCGGTCCTGCGCCGCGCCGCTGGAACCGCGCCAGAGCCAGGCATCCGCCAGAGCGCGGTGGTGCGCCCATGGCAGCATTTCCAGGGCTGGCGGCTCGACCCGATCGGGCGGCAATTGCTCGATCCCGAAGAGGTGGTCATCAACCTGTCGGACGGCGAGTTCCGGCTGCTGATGACCTTCGTCGACCATCCGCGCCGCGTGCTGACGCGCGACTTCCTCCTCGACCACGCCCGCGGACCGACCGCCGAGCATTTCGACCGCGCGATCGATGTGCAGGTCAGCCGGCTGCGGCGCAAGCTGGCGCGCAGCGACGGGCGCGGCGGCGACGAACTGATCCGCACCGTCCGCAACGAAGGCTATATGTTTGCGGCCGATGTCGCGCAGCGCTGA
- a CDS encoding glycosidase — protein sequence MTDDAISDPHRKDAVANADVALDFNVKRIETVSLDGPHELMSRDLMSPYIWREPDGRWGIMVRAVVKADAPLTDTGQIWGGWSDDGVHFTMLPTRSLMPGPDDNDAGGVEDPTVIRGDDGYIVYFSGVRADHAHSELSYATGPSIDRLTKSGVALDSTKSEGNTKEATIDRTADGRWRLFYEYAADEASRIGLAIGAGPAGPWQEQPTPFMPREESWDDWHLSTGPLLTDDPATPVMFYNGATRDARWRIGWIAFDSEYTKVVARGIQPLITPPPVDDRTATDIAFAASVVVADGAIWLYYSLEDRRLARALIRRS from the coding sequence ATGACTGACGACGCGATCAGCGACCCGCACCGCAAGGACGCCGTTGCGAACGCCGATGTCGCGCTCGACTTCAACGTCAAGCGGATCGAAACGGTGTCGCTCGACGGCCCTCACGAGCTGATGTCCCGCGATCTGATGAGCCCCTACATCTGGCGCGAGCCGGACGGTCGCTGGGGGATCATGGTCCGCGCGGTCGTGAAGGCCGACGCCCCGCTCACCGACACCGGCCAGATCTGGGGCGGATGGAGCGACGATGGCGTGCACTTCACGATGCTTCCCACGCGCTCGCTGATGCCCGGACCCGACGACAATGACGCGGGCGGTGTCGAAGACCCGACCGTGATCCGCGGCGATGACGGCTACATCGTGTATTTCTCAGGCGTTCGCGCCGACCACGCGCATAGCGAATTGTCCTACGCGACCGGTCCGTCGATCGACCGCCTCACCAAGAGCGGCGTCGCGCTCGACTCGACCAAGTCGGAGGGCAACACCAAGGAAGCGACGATCGACCGCACCGCCGATGGCCGCTGGCGGTTGTTCTATGAATATGCCGCCGACGAGGCATCGCGGATCGGCTTGGCGATCGGTGCCGGTCCGGCCGGTCCATGGCAGGAGCAGCCGACCCCGTTCATGCCGCGTGAGGAAAGCTGGGACGACTGGCATCTCTCCACCGGCCCGCTGCTGACCGACGACCCCGCCACGCCGGTGATGTTCTACAACGGTGCGACCCGCGACGCGCGTTGGCGGATCGGCTGGATCGCGTTCGACAGCGAATATACGAAGGTCGTCGCGCGCGGCATCCAGCCGCTGATCACGCCGCCGCCGGTCGACGACCGCACGGCCACCGACATCGCCTTCGCCGCCTCGGTCGTCGTCGCGGATGGCGCGATCTGGCTTTACTATTCGCTCGAAGACCGCCGCCTGGCACGCGCGCTGATCCGCCGAAGCTGA
- a CDS encoding GMC family oxidoreductase, whose product MPPPKPRVPEMLITAAAESLGIPVRAAHTAVLTRDMPDKVAPRSACFNATPCTRGCTIGAMFQTTTSLLPMAKATGKLRVVTDAMVSRVVMGGRGRAAGVEYIDRKTGQRHQVKARAVVLAAGTGETTRLLLNSAEQGRGLANSSGQLGRNLTDSTGASFRAFIPGLAGRPRYNEDGIGGQHIYIPFWQYEQQKRGELDFARGYHFEIGGRFGVPAEAALPRVWGKDLKQAVRNASGATIGLTLRGEMIPNKDTFCEIDPTVKDRFGIPVLRFAFRWSKHEVNQVAHGRRAAHSVFKRLNGTILDPDLPPEQIMTAGGEIIHELGTARMGADPKSSVVDSYGQTWDVDNVVLMDGATFASGPHKNPTLTILALALRASERLATRLSSGALA is encoded by the coding sequence ATGCCGCCGCCCAAGCCGCGCGTGCCGGAAATGCTCATCACCGCCGCGGCGGAGAGCCTCGGCATCCCGGTCCGCGCTGCGCATACCGCGGTGCTGACGCGCGACATGCCCGACAAGGTCGCACCGCGCAGCGCCTGCTTCAACGCGACGCCGTGCACGCGCGGTTGCACGATCGGCGCGATGTTCCAGACCACCACCTCGCTGCTGCCGATGGCCAAGGCGACCGGCAAGTTGCGCGTCGTCACCGACGCGATGGTGTCGCGGGTCGTGATGGGCGGCCGCGGCCGCGCGGCGGGGGTCGAATATATCGATCGCAAGACCGGGCAGCGCCACCAGGTGAAGGCGCGCGCGGTGGTGCTGGCGGCGGGGACCGGCGAGACGACGCGGCTGCTGCTCAACTCGGCCGAACAGGGGCGCGGGCTCGCCAATTCGTCGGGCCAGCTGGGGCGCAACCTGACCGATTCGACCGGTGCGTCGTTCCGCGCCTTCATCCCCGGCCTTGCCGGCCGTCCACGCTACAATGAGGACGGGATCGGTGGGCAGCACATCTACATCCCGTTCTGGCAGTACGAGCAGCAGAAGCGCGGCGAGCTGGACTTCGCACGCGGCTATCACTTCGAGATCGGCGGACGGTTCGGCGTTCCGGCCGAGGCAGCGCTGCCGCGCGTCTGGGGCAAGGACCTCAAGCAGGCGGTGCGCAACGCGTCTGGCGCGACGATCGGCCTGACGCTACGCGGCGAGATGATCCCCAACAAGGACACGTTCTGCGAGATCGATCCGACCGTGAAGGACCGGTTCGGTATCCCCGTGCTGCGTTTCGCGTTCCGCTGGTCCAAGCATGAGGTCAATCAGGTCGCGCATGGCCGCCGCGCCGCGCATTCGGTGTTCAAGCGGCTGAACGGCACGATCCTCGACCCCGACCTGCCGCCCGAGCAGATCATGACCGCGGGCGGGGAGATCATCCACGAACTCGGCACCGCGCGGATGGGGGCCGATCCGAAGTCGTCGGTGGTCGATAGCTATGGTCAGACCTGGGACGTCGACAATGTCGTGCTGATGGACGGCGCGACCTTCGCATCGGGACCGCACAAGAACCCGACGCTCACCATCCTCGCCCTGGCGCTGCGCGCGTCGGAGCGGCTTGCCACCCGTCTGTCGTCAGGAGCGCTGGCATGA
- a CDS encoding dioxygenase family protein — MTDHDHSHGHSLAEDLQRIDALMARRRALKWFAGAGTVAFLTGCGGSDAASIDTATTITTTATPTPTPTPTPTPTSTTATGTCIADPQETGGPYPADGTNSSSGSTSNVLTSSGIVRSDLRASFLTTTTVATGIAMTFTITVVNVNATCAPLAGYAVYLWHCDRTGNYSLYGSAAGESYLRGVQVTDANGQVTFTTIFPGCYDGRWPHMHFEIFSTLSNARWALCDPHQPVRDARRHVQHRLCRHEHLSREPVELRACRLVERQCLRRQHQRSAGADDADDHRKPIDRPHRDGSDRRRAVTL, encoded by the coding sequence ATGACCGATCACGACCATTCGCACGGCCACAGCCTGGCCGAAGACCTGCAACGGATCGACGCGCTGATGGCGCGACGCCGCGCGCTCAAATGGTTCGCGGGGGCCGGCACGGTCGCGTTCCTCACCGGTTGTGGCGGCAGCGACGCCGCCAGCATCGACACCGCGACGACCATCACCACTACCGCAACACCGACCCCGACACCGACGCCCACCCCCACGCCGACCAGCACCACCGCGACCGGCACCTGCATCGCCGATCCGCAGGAAACCGGCGGCCCCTATCCCGCGGACGGCACCAACAGCTCGTCGGGATCGACCAGCAACGTGCTGACCAGCAGCGGTATCGTCCGCTCCGATCTCCGCGCCAGCTTCCTGACGACCACTACCGTGGCGACCGGGATCGCGATGACGTTCACGATCACCGTCGTGAACGTGAACGCCACCTGTGCGCCGCTCGCCGGTTATGCGGTGTATCTGTGGCATTGTGACCGTACCGGCAATTACTCGCTGTACGGCAGCGCGGCGGGCGAAAGCTATCTGCGTGGCGTGCAGGTCACCGACGCCAATGGACAGGTCACCTTCACCACGATCTTTCCCGGCTGTTATGACGGCCGCTGGCCGCATATGCATTTCGAGATATTCTCGACCCTGTCGAACGCTCGGTGGGCGCTATGCGATCCTCACCAGCCAGTTCGCGATGCCCGCCGGCACGTGCAGCACCGTCTATGCCGACACGAGCATCTATCCCGCGAGCCAGTCGAACTTCGCGCGTGTCGCCTTGTCGAGCGACAATGTCTTCGGCGACAACACCAGCGCTCAGCTGGCGCAGATGACGCCGACGATCACCGGAAGCCCATCGACCGGCCTCACCGCGACGGCAGTGATCGGCGTCGCGCGGTAACGTTGTGA
- a CDS encoding sensor histidine kinase encodes MRAMIGATLVFARDDAAATMMVRLDLASLIDSLVYDLKDTGAAVESSGGPRAIVRGDSGALRRLFANLVENAMRYGERATVGWTVDDGRVTVTIDDIGPGIDPALAEHLFQPFVRGDPSRNRMTGGTGLGLAIVRTIATAHGGAVTLGNGPTGAQARVVLPLSA; translated from the coding sequence ATGCGCGCGATGATCGGCGCGACGCTCGTCTTCGCCCGCGACGATGCCGCTGCCACGATGATGGTGCGGCTCGATCTCGCCAGCCTGATCGACAGTCTCGTCTACGATCTCAAGGACACCGGCGCCGCGGTCGAATCGTCCGGCGGTCCGCGCGCGATCGTCCGCGGCGACAGCGGGGCGTTGCGCCGGCTGTTCGCCAATCTGGTCGAGAATGCGATGCGCTATGGCGAGCGCGCGACAGTCGGCTGGACCGTCGACGACGGGCGGGTCACGGTCACGATCGACGATATCGGGCCGGGCATCGATCCGGCGCTCGCCGAGCACCTGTTCCAGCCGTTTGTGCGCGGCGATCCCTCGCGCAACCGCATGACCGGTGGAACCGGGCTGGGGCTCGCGATCGTCCGCACGATCGCCACCGCGCACGGTGGCGCGGTAACGCTCGGCAATGGCCCGACCGGCGCGCAGGCACGCGTGGTGCTCCCGCTGTCGGCGTAA
- a CDS encoding gluconate 2-dehydrogenase subunit 3 family protein, with protein sequence MTFTRRTTLQWLATATALSLANRGAVAATVPQASGAPPPFKVVDWPASVAPMPATKGYGRDPDLTAPKVPWPLTLTKPQRATVDMLGDMILPADGASPAAGTLGVGAFIDEWISAPYPQQQADRAKVMAGLTWLDAQSRVLHGGAFTAGTAAQRATLLDALTAETPSAAMAQPVAFMDRLRNLFVLGFYSLPEGKADMGYIGDQPTEGPYPGPTPEAQAHFAALLASLKLSAVKV encoded by the coding sequence ATGACCTTCACCCGCCGTACGACGCTGCAATGGCTCGCCACCGCCACCGCGCTGTCGCTCGCCAACCGCGGCGCCGTCGCCGCCACGGTGCCGCAGGCAAGCGGTGCGCCGCCGCCGTTCAAGGTGGTCGACTGGCCGGCGAGCGTCGCGCCGATGCCGGCGACCAAGGGATATGGCCGCGATCCCGATCTGACCGCGCCCAAGGTGCCGTGGCCGCTGACGCTGACCAAGCCGCAGCGCGCGACCGTCGACATGCTGGGCGACATGATCCTGCCCGCCGATGGCGCTTCGCCGGCGGCCGGTACGCTCGGCGTCGGCGCGTTCATCGACGAATGGATCAGCGCGCCCTATCCGCAGCAGCAGGCGGATCGCGCGAAGGTGATGGCGGGTCTCACGTGGCTCGATGCGCAGAGCCGCGTGCTGCATGGCGGTGCGTTCACGGCGGGGACGGCGGCACAGCGCGCGACCTTGCTCGACGCGCTGACGGCCGAGACGCCGAGCGCGGCAATGGCGCAACCGGTCGCGTTCATGGACCGGCTGCGCAACCTGTTCGTGCTGGGCTTCTACAGCCTGCCCGAGGGCAAGGCGGACATGGGCTATATCGGCGACCAGCCGACCGAAGGACCGTATCCGGGGCCGACACCGGAGGCGCAGGCGCATTTCGCGGCGCTGCTGGCGTCGTTGAAGCTGTCAGCGGTCAAGGTTTGA
- a CDS encoding MFS transporter — protein MSADVGDGLAPAVEAVASRNTEATTAVSGVTRPGGYRVIALVVASALFMQQLDGTVLTIALPTMARDLGAPAASLSVALTSYLLALALFIPASGTLADRFGSRTIFCAAIGVFLLGSIACAQAGSLPVLVAARFLQGIGGAMMVPVGRLVLLRSVAKEDMVQALSWLVMPALIGPILGPPLGGFIVTWLDWRWIFYLNIPIGVAGAIGALVLVPEVRGDARARFDVPGFLLSGLSLGCLLFGFELASRPGTGKVALVLLAAGVILGLGYVRHARTAADPILDPTLMRVPTFKLSVLGGSLTRITQGAQPFLLPLMFQLGFGLSAAKTGSLTMAGAVGALAMKALAPRVLRRWGFRRSLIVSGLASSAGYATCALFRPEWPTAAIVAVLGISGFFTSFQFTGFNAIAYADVDKTRMSAATSFYATFQQLTLSLGICTAATVLEVGSMLNGTEQPTLATFSIAFVVVATISASAIVFNRRFAPDAGAEMSGHRER, from the coding sequence TCACGCGGCCGGGTGGGTATCGCGTGATCGCGCTCGTCGTCGCCTCCGCGTTGTTCATGCAGCAGCTCGACGGGACGGTGCTGACGATCGCCTTGCCGACGATGGCGCGCGATCTCGGCGCGCCGGCCGCCAGCCTCAGCGTTGCGCTCACCAGCTATCTGCTCGCGCTGGCGCTCTTCATCCCGGCAAGCGGTACGCTCGCGGATCGGTTCGGATCGCGAACGATCTTTTGCGCGGCGATCGGCGTGTTCCTGCTCGGCTCGATCGCCTGTGCGCAGGCCGGATCGTTGCCCGTGCTGGTCGCCGCGCGCTTCCTGCAGGGAATCGGCGGCGCGATGATGGTGCCGGTCGGGCGGCTCGTCCTGCTGCGCAGCGTCGCGAAGGAGGACATGGTGCAGGCGCTGTCGTGGCTGGTGATGCCGGCGCTGATCGGGCCGATCCTCGGGCCGCCGCTCGGCGGATTCATCGTCACATGGCTGGACTGGCGCTGGATCTTCTACCTCAACATCCCGATCGGCGTCGCGGGCGCGATCGGCGCGCTGGTGCTGGTGCCCGAGGTGCGCGGCGACGCCCGCGCGCGCTTCGACGTCCCCGGCTTCCTGCTGTCGGGGTTGTCGCTCGGCTGCCTGTTGTTCGGGTTCGAACTGGCGAGCCGTCCGGGCACGGGCAAGGTCGCACTCGTGCTGTTGGCAGCGGGCGTCATCCTCGGGCTCGGTTATGTCCGCCACGCGCGAACCGCGGCCGATCCGATCCTCGACCCGACGCTGATGCGTGTGCCGACCTTCAAGCTGTCGGTGCTGGGTGGCTCGCTGACGCGCATCACGCAGGGGGCGCAGCCGTTCCTGTTGCCGCTGATGTTCCAGCTCGGCTTCGGGCTGTCGGCCGCCAAGACCGGGTCGCTCACGATGGCGGGCGCAGTGGGTGCGCTGGCGATGAAGGCGCTCGCGCCGCGTGTACTGCGTCGGTGGGGATTCCGCCGCAGCCTGATCGTCTCAGGACTGGCGAGCAGCGCGGGCTATGCGACCTGTGCGTTGTTTCGTCCCGAATGGCCGACTGCCGCGATCGTCGCGGTGCTGGGCATATCGGGGTTCTTCACCTCGTTCCAGTTCACCGGCTTCAACGCGATCGCCTATGCCGATGTCGACAAGACGCGGATGAGCGCGGCGACCAGCTTCTACGCCACCTTCCAGCAGCTGACGCTCTCGCTCGGCATCTGCACAGCGGCGACGGTGCTGGAGGTCGGCAGCATGCTAAATGGTACGGAACAGCCGACGCTGGCGACCTTCTCGATCGCCTTCGTGGTCGTCGCGACGATCTCCGCGTCCGCGATCGTCTTCAATCGGCGGTTCGCGCCAGACGCTGGGGCCGAGATGAGCGGACACCGCGAACGATAG
- a CDS encoding NAD(P)-binding protein, with amino-acid sequence MVGSGAAGGMAAYTLTKAGVRCLILEAGRDYDPQAEVNMFAPESDAPLRGTGTPDKPFGYFDATVDGGWQIEGEPYTMTEGSDFRWWRPRMLGGRTNHWGRHVPRFGAYDFKPFSRDGLGVDWPIGYDDVAPFYDRVERMIGVNGGPIGLENHPDSPPAA; translated from the coding sequence ATCGTCGGCTCCGGAGCGGCAGGCGGAATGGCGGCGTATACGCTAACCAAGGCCGGCGTCCGCTGCCTGATCCTGGAGGCCGGGCGCGATTACGATCCGCAGGCCGAGGTCAACATGTTCGCGCCCGAGAGCGACGCGCCGCTGCGGGGGACCGGAACCCCCGACAAGCCGTTCGGCTATTTCGACGCGACCGTCGATGGCGGCTGGCAGATCGAGGGCGAGCCGTACACGATGACCGAGGGCAGCGACTTCCGCTGGTGGCGCCCCCGGATGCTGGGCGGGCGCACCAACCATTGGGGACGGCACGTCCCACGGTTCGGCGCCTATGACTTCAAGCCGTTTTCGCGCGACGGGCTCGGGGTCGACTGGCCGATCGGCTATGACGATGTCGCGCCCTTCTACGACCGGGTCGAGCGGATGATCGGCGTCAACGGCGGGCCGATCGGGTTGGAGAACCACCCGGACTCGCCCCCGGCTGCCTGA
- a CDS encoding 3-keto-disaccharide hydrolase, with protein MRWALSIAAALVMTTSSVALAKDNSLTAAERAQGWKLLFNGRDLSGWGAFGGGPAPSTWTVRDGTLLLTKADGKMSGTDLVTADPYGAFELTLDWKVQKGGNSGVLYLARNVEGAPLLYETGLEMQVLDDAGHSDGKIPTHRAGSLYDMTVPPAGIAKPAGSWNHARLLVQNGHIRQWLNGTPTADVSYGDDAWRKRVSGSKFAKMPHFGTFDSGVIGLQDHGEPVAFRNIKLRRIGASATGAGR; from the coding sequence ATGCGTTGGGCACTGAGCATCGCGGCGGCGCTGGTGATGACGACCTCGAGCGTTGCTTTGGCCAAGGACAACAGCCTGACCGCCGCCGAGCGCGCGCAAGGCTGGAAGCTGCTGTTTAACGGGCGGGATCTGTCGGGCTGGGGCGCATTCGGCGGCGGCCCGGCGCCCTCGACCTGGACGGTGCGCGACGGGACGCTGCTGCTGACAAAGGCCGACGGCAAGATGAGCGGAACCGACCTCGTCACCGCCGATCCGTATGGCGCGTTCGAGCTGACGCTCGACTGGAAGGTGCAGAAGGGCGGGAACAGCGGGGTGCTGTACCTGGCGCGCAACGTCGAGGGCGCGCCGCTGCTCTACGAGACCGGGCTGGAGATGCAGGTGCTTGACGATGCCGGACATTCCGACGGCAAGATCCCCACGCACCGTGCCGGATCGCTGTACGACATGACGGTGCCGCCGGCCGGGATCGCCAAGCCGGCGGGAAGCTGGAACCATGCGCGGCTGCTCGTCCAGAACGGCCATATCCGTCAGTGGCTTAACGGCACGCCGACCGCCGACGTCTCTTATGGCGACGACGCGTGGCGAAAGCGGGTGTCGGGATCGAAGTTTGCGAAGATGCCGCACTTCGGCACCTTCGACAGCGGGGTGATCGGGCTGCAGGATCACGGCGAGCCGGTGGCGTTCCGCAACATCAAGCTGCGCCGGATCGGCGCCTCGGCGACCGGAGCCGGCCGGTGA